In the Hippoglossus stenolepis isolate QCI-W04-F060 chromosome 14, HSTE1.2, whole genome shotgun sequence genome, one interval contains:
- the si:zfos-943e10.1 gene encoding GRAM domain-containing protein 2B isoform X3, with the protein MPTVSRYMSFRSSKRFKLTSSYPVDSSGGGLPDKVKKSRSSWSNGSIKKVETRKALSLEAAQMEIQQQHKTLLRQVAVRSQTFDVDNRGIEKTEGTGRQSSFIKHNKTFHKLFPHIPESEDLIHAYICALQKEVPYHGRLYITDTHACFYSSVLLKDTKVVLPVSCIHIVKKQNTALLVPNALSIRTTEGDKYLFVSLRNRESCYQLLRSVCPQIEDGSTNSSPIFSSADTSFDKSKLVNSSQSSLDDGFDQFDGSVSQSLPDQPLYKPYKEAVPNGNGSAFRSVHLQQSDSSSSEELSVSGSGGSWVWNMTEKAKSLLVQREAGTLNTLLFIYLILVVLLLLSSGYIGLRIVALEEQLTSLGALPEFTLQSRSRQDT; encoded by the exons ATGCCTACTGTCAGTAGGTATATGAGCTTCCGTTCATCTAAGCGATTCAAATTGACCAG TAGCTACCCAGTAGACAGCAGCGGTGGCGGGCTGCCAGACAAAGTGAAGAAAAGCAGGAGTAGCTGGAGCAATGGCAGCATCAAGAAGGTGGAGACGAGGAAAGCCTTGAGCCTGGAGGCAGCCCAGATGGAGATCCAGCAACAGCACAAAACCCTCCTCAGACAAGTAGCCGTCAG ATCGCAGACGTTCGATGTCGACAACAGAGGCATCGAGAAGACGGAAGGCACGGGCAGACAAAGT agtTTCATAAAGCACAACAAGACATTCCACAAGTTGTTTCCTCACATTCCTGAGAGTGAAGACTTGATACATG CATACATCTGTGCCCTGCAAAAGGAAGTGCCCTACCATGGTCGACTGTACATCACAGACACTCATGCCTGTTTCTACTCCTCAGTCTTACTCAAGGACACAAAG GTAGTGCTTCCAGTTTCCTGCATTCACATAGTGAAGAAGCAGAACACGGCTTTACTGGTGCCCAACGCCTTGTCCATCCGCACCACAGAAGGAGACAAG TACTTGTTCGTGTCGCTGCGGAACAGAGAATCATGTTATCAGCTGCTGCGATCAGTCTGTCCTCAGATAGAG GACGGTAGCACAAATAGTAGCCCCATCTTCTCCTCAGCTGATACCAGCTTTGATAAGAGCAAACTTGTG AACTCCAGTCAGTCAAGTCTGGATGATGGCTTCGACCAGTTTGATGGTTCTGTGTCTCAGTCTTTACCTGACCAGCCTCTGTATAAACCATACAAAG AGGCCGTGCCTAATGGAAATGGCTCTGCATTCAGGAGCGTGCACCTACAGCAGAGTGATAGCTCGTCTTCAGAGGAGCTGTCAGTGTCAg gTTCAGGTGGATCATGGGTTTGGAATATGACAGAAAAGGCCAAGTCCCTGCTGGTTCAGAGAGAGGCCGGCACCCTCAATACTCTACTCTTCATTTACTTGATTTT ggttgtgctgctgctgctgtcctcaGGCTACATCGGTTTGCGTATCGTGGCTCTGGAGGAACAGCTGACTTCCCTCGGGGCGCTGCCTGAGTTCACTTTACAGAGCAG
- the si:zfos-943e10.1 gene encoding GRAM domain-containing protein 2B isoform X4, translated as MPTVSRYMSFRSSKRFKLTSYPVDSSGGGLPDKVKKSRSSWSNGSIKKVETRKALSLEAAQMEIQQQHKTLLRQVAVRSQTFDVDNRGIEKTEGTGRQSSFIKHNKTFHKLFPHIPESEDLIHAYICALQKEVPYHGRLYITDTHACFYSSVLLKDTKVVLPVSCIHIVKKQNTALLVPNALSIRTTEGDKYLFVSLRNRESCYQLLRSVCPQIEDGSTNSSPIFSSADTSFDKSKLVNSSQSSLDDGFDQFDGSVSQSLPDQPLYKPYKEAVPNGNGSAFRSVHLQQSDSSSSEELSVSGSGGSWVWNMTEKAKSLLVQREAGTLNTLLFIYLILVVLLLLSSGYIGLRIVALEEQLTSLGALPEFTLQSRSRQDT; from the exons ATGCCTACTGTCAGTAGGTATATGAGCTTCCGTTCATCTAAGCGATTCAAATTGACCAG CTACCCAGTAGACAGCAGCGGTGGCGGGCTGCCAGACAAAGTGAAGAAAAGCAGGAGTAGCTGGAGCAATGGCAGCATCAAGAAGGTGGAGACGAGGAAAGCCTTGAGCCTGGAGGCAGCCCAGATGGAGATCCAGCAACAGCACAAAACCCTCCTCAGACAAGTAGCCGTCAG ATCGCAGACGTTCGATGTCGACAACAGAGGCATCGAGAAGACGGAAGGCACGGGCAGACAAAGT agtTTCATAAAGCACAACAAGACATTCCACAAGTTGTTTCCTCACATTCCTGAGAGTGAAGACTTGATACATG CATACATCTGTGCCCTGCAAAAGGAAGTGCCCTACCATGGTCGACTGTACATCACAGACACTCATGCCTGTTTCTACTCCTCAGTCTTACTCAAGGACACAAAG GTAGTGCTTCCAGTTTCCTGCATTCACATAGTGAAGAAGCAGAACACGGCTTTACTGGTGCCCAACGCCTTGTCCATCCGCACCACAGAAGGAGACAAG TACTTGTTCGTGTCGCTGCGGAACAGAGAATCATGTTATCAGCTGCTGCGATCAGTCTGTCCTCAGATAGAG GACGGTAGCACAAATAGTAGCCCCATCTTCTCCTCAGCTGATACCAGCTTTGATAAGAGCAAACTTGTG AACTCCAGTCAGTCAAGTCTGGATGATGGCTTCGACCAGTTTGATGGTTCTGTGTCTCAGTCTTTACCTGACCAGCCTCTGTATAAACCATACAAAG AGGCCGTGCCTAATGGAAATGGCTCTGCATTCAGGAGCGTGCACCTACAGCAGAGTGATAGCTCGTCTTCAGAGGAGCTGTCAGTGTCAg gTTCAGGTGGATCATGGGTTTGGAATATGACAGAAAAGGCCAAGTCCCTGCTGGTTCAGAGAGAGGCCGGCACCCTCAATACTCTACTCTTCATTTACTTGATTTT ggttgtgctgctgctgctgtcctcaGGCTACATCGGTTTGCGTATCGTGGCTCTGGAGGAACAGCTGACTTCCCTCGGGGCGCTGCCTGAGTTCACTTTACAGAGCAG
- the si:zfos-943e10.1 gene encoding GRAM domain-containing protein 2B isoform X1, which produces MLENKRERLKTFIRKIDEKAIVRIKHFMRESSYPVDSSGGGLPDKVKKSRSSWSNGSIKKVETRKALSLEAAQMEIQQQHKTLLRQVAVRSQTFDVDNRGIEKTEGTGRQSSFIKHNKTFHKLFPHIPESEDLIHAYICALQKEVPYHGRLYITDTHACFYSSVLLKDTKVVLPVSCIHIVKKQNTALLVPNALSIRTTEGDKYLFVSLRNRESCYQLLRSVCPQIEDGSTNSSPIFSSADTSFDKSKLVNSSQSSLDDGFDQFDGSVSQSLPDQPLYKPYKEAVPNGNGSAFRSVHLQQSDSSSSEELSVSGSGGSWVWNMTEKAKSLLVQREAGTLNTLLFIYLILVVLLLLSSGYIGLRIVALEEQLTSLGALPEFTLQSRSRQDT; this is translated from the exons TAGCTACCCAGTAGACAGCAGCGGTGGCGGGCTGCCAGACAAAGTGAAGAAAAGCAGGAGTAGCTGGAGCAATGGCAGCATCAAGAAGGTGGAGACGAGGAAAGCCTTGAGCCTGGAGGCAGCCCAGATGGAGATCCAGCAACAGCACAAAACCCTCCTCAGACAAGTAGCCGTCAG ATCGCAGACGTTCGATGTCGACAACAGAGGCATCGAGAAGACGGAAGGCACGGGCAGACAAAGT agtTTCATAAAGCACAACAAGACATTCCACAAGTTGTTTCCTCACATTCCTGAGAGTGAAGACTTGATACATG CATACATCTGTGCCCTGCAAAAGGAAGTGCCCTACCATGGTCGACTGTACATCACAGACACTCATGCCTGTTTCTACTCCTCAGTCTTACTCAAGGACACAAAG GTAGTGCTTCCAGTTTCCTGCATTCACATAGTGAAGAAGCAGAACACGGCTTTACTGGTGCCCAACGCCTTGTCCATCCGCACCACAGAAGGAGACAAG TACTTGTTCGTGTCGCTGCGGAACAGAGAATCATGTTATCAGCTGCTGCGATCAGTCTGTCCTCAGATAGAG GACGGTAGCACAAATAGTAGCCCCATCTTCTCCTCAGCTGATACCAGCTTTGATAAGAGCAAACTTGTG AACTCCAGTCAGTCAAGTCTGGATGATGGCTTCGACCAGTTTGATGGTTCTGTGTCTCAGTCTTTACCTGACCAGCCTCTGTATAAACCATACAAAG AGGCCGTGCCTAATGGAAATGGCTCTGCATTCAGGAGCGTGCACCTACAGCAGAGTGATAGCTCGTCTTCAGAGGAGCTGTCAGTGTCAg gTTCAGGTGGATCATGGGTTTGGAATATGACAGAAAAGGCCAAGTCCCTGCTGGTTCAGAGAGAGGCCGGCACCCTCAATACTCTACTCTTCATTTACTTGATTTT ggttgtgctgctgctgctgtcctcaGGCTACATCGGTTTGCGTATCGTGGCTCTGGAGGAACAGCTGACTTCCCTCGGGGCGCTGCCTGAGTTCACTTTACAGAGCAG
- the si:zfos-943e10.1 gene encoding GRAM domain-containing protein 2B isoform X2 yields the protein MLENKRERLKTFIRKIDEKAIVRIKHFMRESYPVDSSGGGLPDKVKKSRSSWSNGSIKKVETRKALSLEAAQMEIQQQHKTLLRQVAVRSQTFDVDNRGIEKTEGTGRQSSFIKHNKTFHKLFPHIPESEDLIHAYICALQKEVPYHGRLYITDTHACFYSSVLLKDTKVVLPVSCIHIVKKQNTALLVPNALSIRTTEGDKYLFVSLRNRESCYQLLRSVCPQIEDGSTNSSPIFSSADTSFDKSKLVNSSQSSLDDGFDQFDGSVSQSLPDQPLYKPYKEAVPNGNGSAFRSVHLQQSDSSSSEELSVSGSGGSWVWNMTEKAKSLLVQREAGTLNTLLFIYLILVVLLLLSSGYIGLRIVALEEQLTSLGALPEFTLQSRSRQDT from the exons CTACCCAGTAGACAGCAGCGGTGGCGGGCTGCCAGACAAAGTGAAGAAAAGCAGGAGTAGCTGGAGCAATGGCAGCATCAAGAAGGTGGAGACGAGGAAAGCCTTGAGCCTGGAGGCAGCCCAGATGGAGATCCAGCAACAGCACAAAACCCTCCTCAGACAAGTAGCCGTCAG ATCGCAGACGTTCGATGTCGACAACAGAGGCATCGAGAAGACGGAAGGCACGGGCAGACAAAGT agtTTCATAAAGCACAACAAGACATTCCACAAGTTGTTTCCTCACATTCCTGAGAGTGAAGACTTGATACATG CATACATCTGTGCCCTGCAAAAGGAAGTGCCCTACCATGGTCGACTGTACATCACAGACACTCATGCCTGTTTCTACTCCTCAGTCTTACTCAAGGACACAAAG GTAGTGCTTCCAGTTTCCTGCATTCACATAGTGAAGAAGCAGAACACGGCTTTACTGGTGCCCAACGCCTTGTCCATCCGCACCACAGAAGGAGACAAG TACTTGTTCGTGTCGCTGCGGAACAGAGAATCATGTTATCAGCTGCTGCGATCAGTCTGTCCTCAGATAGAG GACGGTAGCACAAATAGTAGCCCCATCTTCTCCTCAGCTGATACCAGCTTTGATAAGAGCAAACTTGTG AACTCCAGTCAGTCAAGTCTGGATGATGGCTTCGACCAGTTTGATGGTTCTGTGTCTCAGTCTTTACCTGACCAGCCTCTGTATAAACCATACAAAG AGGCCGTGCCTAATGGAAATGGCTCTGCATTCAGGAGCGTGCACCTACAGCAGAGTGATAGCTCGTCTTCAGAGGAGCTGTCAGTGTCAg gTTCAGGTGGATCATGGGTTTGGAATATGACAGAAAAGGCCAAGTCCCTGCTGGTTCAGAGAGAGGCCGGCACCCTCAATACTCTACTCTTCATTTACTTGATTTT ggttgtgctgctgctgctgtcctcaGGCTACATCGGTTTGCGTATCGTGGCTCTGGAGGAACAGCTGACTTCCCTCGGGGCGCTGCCTGAGTTCACTTTACAGAGCAG